One segment of Desulfosudis oleivorans Hxd3 DNA contains the following:
- the carB gene encoding carbamoyl-phosphate synthase large subunit yields MPKRTDIEKILIIGAGPIIISQACEFDYSGTQACKALKEEGYSVVLVNSNPATIMTDPEFADATYIEPVTPEAVAAIIEKERPCAILPTLGGQTGLNTAVAVAEMGVLEKFNVEMIGASLSAIKKAEDRDLFRKAMNNIGLRIPRSGIATSMDQVRAIADEIGLPLIVRPSFTLGGTGGGVAHTQAELDALSAGGLEASLINQVMIEESVVGWKEYELEVMRDRADNVVIICSIENLDPMGVHTGESITVAPIQTLSDKEYQVMRDASIAIMREIGVDTGGSNVQFAVNPANGEMVVVEMNPRVSRSSALASKATGFPIAKIAAKLAVGYTLDEIANDITGETRAAFEPTLDYCVVKIPRWTFEKFPETKDELSTSMKSVGETMAIGRTFKEALQKGIRSLEISRFGLGADGADKIDPSIQEITDKLATPNSERLFYLRYALQKGFTIDDIYRLTRIDPWFLDQIEKILFVEKTLIEHKDNLSADLLWRAKREGFSDVQLAHITGKTEEEIRALRYEAGLRPVYKLVDTCAAEFKAATPYYYSTYETENEARVSDRKKVVILGGGPNRIGQGIEFDYCCVHASFALREEGVESIMVNSNPETVSTDYDTSDKLYFEPLTVEDVLHIIDTEKCDGVIVQFGGQTPLNIAEALARAGAPIIGTSPESIRRSEDRKFFAAMLSKLGLLQPPNGTAVNVEEAAAIAQNLGYPVIVRPSFVLGGRAMKIVYTPAELANFARHAIKASPKHPILVDKFLEDAIELDVDAISDTTGHTVIGGIMEHIEEAGIHSGDSACVLPPHSVKPHVIDEIIRATKAMAAELKVVGLMNVQYAVKGDTLYVIEVNPRASRTVPFVSKATGVALAKAATKVMLGRTLKELGIVDDAWRTAHIAVKEAVFPFNRFPDVDTLLGPEMKSTGEVMGLDMDFGAAFAKAQLGAGQKLPVKGNVFISVQDKDKRATAGIARQLSDAGFEIVATAGTAAFLKEQRIAVRPINKVSDGHPHVVDAIVNGEIQLVINTGTGQDSQVKRDGYMIRRTTLRCQVPYATTLPGALAVCRGILQLKKQALGVKSIQEYHQKP; encoded by the coding sequence TACATTGAGCCGGTGACGCCCGAGGCCGTGGCCGCCATCATCGAAAAGGAGCGGCCCTGCGCCATTCTGCCCACCCTGGGGGGCCAGACCGGCCTGAACACGGCCGTGGCAGTTGCCGAGATGGGGGTGCTGGAAAAGTTTAACGTGGAGATGATCGGGGCGTCGCTTTCCGCCATCAAAAAGGCCGAGGACCGGGACCTGTTCCGAAAGGCCATGAACAACATCGGCCTGCGCATTCCCAGAAGCGGCATTGCCACCAGCATGGACCAGGTGCGGGCCATTGCCGATGAGATCGGTCTGCCCCTGATCGTGCGGCCCAGCTTTACCCTGGGCGGCACCGGCGGCGGCGTGGCCCACACGCAGGCCGAGCTGGACGCCCTGTCCGCCGGCGGCCTGGAGGCCAGCCTCATAAACCAGGTGATGATCGAAGAGTCGGTGGTGGGCTGGAAAGAGTACGAGCTGGAGGTGATGCGGGACCGGGCGGACAACGTGGTGATCATCTGTTCCATTGAGAACCTTGACCCCATGGGGGTCCACACCGGGGAAAGCATCACCGTGGCCCCGATCCAGACCCTTTCCGACAAAGAGTACCAGGTCATGCGGGACGCCTCCATTGCCATCATGCGGGAGATCGGGGTGGACACCGGCGGCTCCAATGTCCAGTTTGCCGTCAACCCGGCCAACGGCGAGATGGTGGTGGTGGAGATGAACCCCAGGGTGTCGCGCAGCTCGGCCCTGGCCTCCAAGGCCACGGGCTTTCCCATTGCCAAGATCGCGGCCAAGCTGGCCGTGGGCTATACCCTGGACGAAATCGCCAACGACATCACCGGCGAAACACGGGCCGCGTTTGAGCCGACCCTGGACTACTGCGTGGTCAAGATTCCGCGCTGGACCTTTGAAAAGTTTCCGGAAACAAAAGACGAGCTCTCCACCTCCATGAAGTCCGTGGGCGAAACCATGGCCATCGGCCGGACTTTTAAAGAGGCGTTGCAGAAGGGCATCCGGTCCCTTGAGATCTCCCGGTTCGGCCTGGGGGCCGACGGCGCGGATAAAATCGACCCGTCGATCCAGGAGATCACGGACAAACTGGCCACACCCAACTCCGAGCGGCTGTTCTACCTTCGGTATGCCCTTCAGAAGGGTTTTACCATTGACGACATTTACCGGCTCACCCGCATCGACCCCTGGTTTTTAGACCAGATCGAAAAGATACTTTTTGTTGAAAAAACACTGATCGAGCATAAAGACAACCTTTCCGCCGACCTTTTGTGGCGTGCCAAGCGGGAGGGTTTTTCCGATGTTCAGCTGGCCCATATCACGGGAAAGACCGAAGAGGAGATTCGCGCGCTCCGTTACGAAGCGGGCCTGCGGCCGGTCTACAAGCTGGTGGACACCTGCGCCGCGGAGTTCAAGGCGGCCACGCCGTATTACTACTCCACCTACGAGACGGAAAACGAGGCCCGGGTGTCGGACCGCAAAAAGGTGGTGATCCTGGGCGGGGGTCCCAACCGCATCGGCCAGGGCATTGAATTTGACTACTGCTGCGTGCACGCCTCCTTTGCCCTGCGCGAAGAGGGGGTGGAGAGCATCATGGTCAACAGCAACCCCGAGACCGTGAGCACCGACTATGACACCTCGGACAAGCTCTATTTCGAGCCCCTTACCGTGGAGGATGTGCTCCACATCATTGACACGGAAAAGTGCGACGGCGTGATCGTCCAGTTCGGGGGCCAGACCCCGCTTAATATCGCCGAGGCCCTTGCCCGTGCCGGGGCCCCCATTATCGGCACCTCGCCTGAATCCATTCGCCGCAGCGAGGACAGAAAGTTTTTCGCCGCCATGCTCAGCAAGCTGGGCCTGCTTCAGCCGCCCAACGGCACGGCGGTCAACGTGGAAGAGGCCGCGGCCATTGCCCAAAACCTGGGATACCCGGTGATCGTGCGGCCGTCGTTTGTGCTGGGGGGCCGGGCCATGAAGATCGTCTACACCCCGGCGGAGCTGGCCAACTTTGCCCGCCACGCCATCAAGGCCTCGCCCAAACATCCCATCCTGGTGGACAAGTTTTTAGAAGACGCCATTGAGCTGGACGTGGACGCCATTTCCGACACCACCGGCCATACCGTGATCGGCGGCATCATGGAGCATATCGAGGAGGCGGGCATTCACTCCGGCGACTCGGCCTGCGTGCTGCCGCCCCACAGCGTCAAGCCCCATGTGATCGACGAGATCATTCGGGCCACCAAGGCCATGGCCGCTGAACTGAAAGTGGTGGGCCTGATGAACGTGCAGTACGCGGTCAAGGGCGACACCCTTTACGTGATCGAGGTCAACCCCCGGGCCTCCCGCACCGTGCCCTTTGTCAGCAAGGCCACCGGCGTTGCCCTGGCCAAGGCCGCCACAAAAGTGATGCTGGGCCGGACGTTAAAGGAGCTGGGCATTGTGGACGACGCCTGGCGAACCGCGCATATCGCGGTCAAGGAGGCGGTGTTTCCCTTTAACCGGTTCCCCGACGTGGACACCCTGCTGGGCCCGGAGATGAAGTCCACCGGCGAGGTCATGGGCCTGGATATGGATTTCGGCGCCGCCTTTGCCAAGGCCCAGCTGGGGGCCGGCCAGAAACTGCCGGTCAAAGGAAACGTTTTTATCAGCGTTCAGGACAAAGACAAGCGGGCCACGGCCGGCATTGCCCGGCAGTTGAGCGACGCCGGGTTTGAGATCGTGGCCACCGCCGGTACGGCGGCGTTTTTAAAAGAGCAGCGCATTGCCGTCCGGCCCATCAACAAGGTGTCTGATGGCCACCCCCACGTGGTGGACGCCATTGTCAACGGAGAGATTCAACTGGTGATCAACACCGGCACGGGCCAGGACTCCCAGGTGAAGCGGGACGGGTACATGATCCGGCGCACCACGCTGCGGTGCCAGGTGCCCTATGCCACCACCCTGCCCGGTGCCCTGGCCGTGTGCCGCGGCATTCTCCAGCTCAAGAAACAGGCCCTGGGTGTAAAATCGATTCAGGAGTATCATCAAAAGCCATGA
- the purF gene encoding amidophosphoribosyltransferase, with the protein MNEPERPREACGIFGIHDHEEAARLTYFGLYALQHRGQESGGIAVARDTRIVCHKDMGLVHEVFTPRHMARLSGTSAVGHVRYSTTGDSVLVNAQPFVVTHKKKTYALAHNGNLVNAYELKRDLEEEGSILQTTMDSELVVHLFIKNLAHGFEKALEETVLRLKGAYSFVMLTGLGELVGIKDPNGFRPLCLGKLNGSYVLASESCALDLVQATFVRELDPGEIVIIDDNGIRSFNPHKKSPRAFCIFEFIYFARPDSTFFGKNVYTVRKAHGRQLAREAPVKADLVMPFPDSGNYAALGYAEESGIPLEMAMIRNHYVGRTFIQPTQSMRDFGVRVKLNPIREVLAGKDIIIIEDSIIRGTTIKTRVKTLRALGVKKIHMRVSGPAHRFPCHYGIDFSTRGELIAARMELAELTRYLDLDSLHYLSVPGLLEATCVDRPEEHFCKACFDGCYPVAFDDTAAKDCLA; encoded by the coding sequence ATGAACGAACCGGAAAGACCCCGTGAAGCCTGCGGCATCTTCGGCATTCACGACCACGAAGAAGCGGCCCGGCTGACCTATTTCGGGCTTTACGCGCTGCAGCACCGGGGCCAGGAGAGCGGGGGCATCGCCGTGGCCAGGGACACCCGTATCGTCTGCCACAAGGACATGGGCCTGGTCCACGAGGTCTTTACCCCCCGCCACATGGCCCGGCTTTCCGGCACCAGCGCCGTGGGCCATGTGCGCTACTCCACCACCGGCGATTCCGTGCTGGTCAATGCCCAGCCCTTTGTGGTCACCCACAAGAAGAAGACCTATGCCCTGGCCCACAACGGCAACCTGGTCAACGCCTACGAACTGAAACGGGATCTGGAGGAAGAGGGCTCGATTCTTCAGACCACCATGGACAGCGAGCTGGTGGTCCACCTGTTTATCAAGAACCTGGCCCACGGGTTTGAAAAGGCCCTGGAAGAGACGGTGCTGCGGCTCAAAGGGGCCTACTCCTTTGTCATGCTCACCGGCCTGGGCGAGCTGGTGGGCATCAAGGACCCCAACGGGTTTCGGCCCCTGTGCCTGGGAAAACTCAACGGCAGCTATGTGCTGGCATCCGAGTCCTGCGCCCTGGACCTGGTGCAGGCCACCTTTGTGCGCGAGCTGGACCCCGGCGAGATCGTGATCATCGACGACAACGGGATTCGCAGCTTCAACCCCCACAAGAAAAGCCCCCGGGCCTTCTGCATCTTCGAGTTTATCTATTTTGCCCGGCCGGACAGCACCTTTTTCGGCAAAAACGTCTATACCGTGCGCAAGGCCCACGGCCGGCAGCTGGCCAGGGAGGCCCCGGTAAAGGCCGACCTGGTGATGCCGTTTCCCGACTCGGGCAACTACGCGGCCCTGGGCTATGCCGAAGAATCGGGCATTCCCCTGGAAATGGCCATGATCCGCAACCACTATGTGGGCCGCACCTTTATTCAGCCCACCCAGAGCATGCGGGACTTTGGTGTGCGGGTCAAGCTCAACCCCATTCGGGAGGTGCTGGCCGGAAAAGATATCATCATCATTGAAGACTCCATCATTCGGGGCACCACCATCAAGACCCGCGTCAAAACCCTGCGGGCCCTGGGCGTCAAAAAAATCCACATGCGGGTCAGCGGCCCGGCCCACCGGTTTCCCTGCCACTACGGCATTGACTTTTCAACACGGGGGGAGCTGATCGCGGCCCGAATGGAGCTTGCCGAGCTGACCCGGTACCTGGACCTGGACTCCCTTCACTACCTCTCCGTTCCCGGCCTGCTCGAGGCCACCTGTGTGGACCGGCCGGAAGAGCACTTCTGCAAGGCCTGCTTTGACGGCTGCTACCCCGTGGCCTTTGACGACACCGCGGCCAAGGACTGCCTGGCGTAA
- a CDS encoding 4Fe-4S binding protein, with the protein MEKRINDVLTLLDNKSYLRTFFFRFFAMTTMDYIKFVYWSAEKSRTPVIGRLFKFMSESYYKNVHTSAIKLPLKDIEDVILNCDHVSVGPCPCRIIFDDGTCKAPVYTCIKINYFSKMTTKLEKIASHLRKKRGMRVGNKHSKELTKDEALEIVRNSRKHDLIFSLESCIQPYQNNICACCTDCCIELNGRYKFGLDVSPKGPYMPVVKKEACKKCMDCVNRCPVKAISHQEDTITIDMGLCLGCGICTEKCPHEAMELVVDTEYIPSYVQPGFFKMIYICCLTMTVFFFFIYYKLTRKSINFMYSKAEPRESDLIQADSNIKTN; encoded by the coding sequence ATGGAAAAACGGATTAACGATGTACTGACCCTTCTCGACAACAAATCGTATTTGCGGACGTTCTTTTTTAGATTTTTTGCAATGACAACCATGGATTATATAAAATTTGTATATTGGTCTGCGGAAAAATCCAGAACCCCTGTAATCGGAAGACTTTTTAAATTTATGAGCGAATCCTATTACAAAAACGTTCATACCAGTGCAATCAAACTCCCGCTTAAGGATATTGAAGATGTGATTTTGAATTGTGATCATGTATCTGTGGGGCCATGCCCCTGCAGGATTATTTTCGATGATGGCACATGTAAGGCGCCTGTGTATACCTGTATTAAAATTAATTACTTTTCGAAAATGACAACAAAACTCGAAAAAATTGCTTCCCATCTCCGAAAAAAAAGGGGCATGCGGGTCGGCAATAAACACAGCAAGGAACTTACAAAGGACGAAGCGCTCGAAATTGTGCGCAATTCGAGAAAACATGACCTGATTTTCTCACTTGAGTCATGCATTCAACCATATCAGAATAATATATGCGCATGCTGCACCGACTGTTGTATTGAACTGAATGGACGTTATAAGTTTGGTCTCGATGTTTCTCCAAAGGGGCCATATATGCCGGTTGTAAAAAAAGAGGCCTGCAAAAAATGCATGGACTGTGTGAACCGGTGTCCTGTGAAAGCGATATCACATCAGGAAGATACTATCACTATAGATATGGGACTTTGTCTGGGTTGTGGGATCTGCACTGAAAAATGTCCCCATGAAGCAATGGAGCTTGTTGTTGACACCGAGTATATCCCCTCCTATGTTCAGCCGGGATTCTTTAAAATGATCTATATATGCTGCCTCACCATGACCGTGTTTTTCTTTTTCATTTATTACAAATTGACAAGAAAGAGCATTAATTTCATGTATTCAAAAGCAGAACCAAGAGAAAGCGATTTAATACAGGCGGACAGTAACATTAAAACTAATTAG
- a CDS encoding MarR family winged helix-turn-helix transcriptional regulator produces the protein MKVNNKNFLYKLSCIRKSAFSFLEGEMARVGVTDIPPSYGDILYAIYHQKTGYVKEIVGQSHKDKSTVSSIINQLEKKGYVEKFSDPEDGRRVKVRLTKQAEQQITVVSEISLKLQDKLFKNMSDEEQEILFLMLNKIEKNLK, from the coding sequence ATGAAGGTGAATAACAAAAACTTTCTTTACAAGCTTAGCTGTATCCGCAAATCAGCATTTTCCTTCCTTGAAGGAGAAATGGCAAGAGTTGGTGTAACAGACATTCCGCCTTCATATGGCGATATTCTTTACGCTATTTATCACCAAAAGACTGGATATGTTAAGGAAATTGTAGGGCAGTCACATAAAGACAAATCAACAGTATCCAGCATTATCAATCAGCTTGAAAAAAAAGGTTATGTAGAAAAGTTTTCAGACCCTGAGGATGGACGTCGCGTAAAAGTCAGGCTAACAAAACAGGCTGAACAACAGATAACTGTTGTTTCGGAAATATCCCTAAAACTCCAGGATAAATTGTTTAAAAATATGAGTGATGAGGAGCAGGAGATTCTATTTCTTATGTTAAATAAAATAGAAAAAAATTTGAAATAA
- a CDS encoding class I SAM-dependent methyltransferase: MKSILTELLICPVCLPGEHGLKLKSDETVADDIIRGDLTCDCCGRSFPIRDGLADLDPGREARSRTASKYETPLVLSSYLWSHFAGILKDSQASGAYVEWAGLMASHDGLALDVGSAVGRFAFEMAQKCDFVIGLDNSVTFIRTARELMQQRRKRLCLPDEGHLTLDMDLVLPETWRTSNMEFIVADAQALPFRCNQFASVASLNMVDKLPRPLAHLQESNRVAKDHDARFLLSDPFSWSGEVAAEENWLGGLGKGPFAGHGLENTMTLLADEKGLLGPRWTIEQQGHVWWKIRTHSNHFELIRSRYVKAVR; this comes from the coding sequence TTGAAATCGATACTGACCGAACTGTTGATCTGTCCTGTGTGCCTGCCCGGAGAACACGGCCTGAAACTGAAATCAGACGAAACCGTGGCGGATGATATTATTCGGGGGGACCTTACCTGCGACTGCTGCGGCCGGTCTTTTCCCATTCGGGACGGGCTGGCCGACCTGGATCCCGGGCGCGAGGCCCGCTCCCGGACCGCCTCCAAGTATGAAACCCCGCTCGTGCTTTCTTCTTATTTGTGGAGTCATTTTGCCGGTATTCTCAAGGACAGTCAGGCATCCGGGGCCTATGTGGAATGGGCCGGCCTGATGGCCTCCCATGACGGCCTGGCCCTGGATGTCGGTTCCGCCGTGGGCCGCTTTGCCTTTGAGATGGCCCAAAAATGTGATTTTGTCATCGGCCTGGACAATTCCGTGACGTTTATTCGAACGGCCCGGGAACTGATGCAGCAGCGCCGCAAGCGCCTGTGCCTGCCGGATGAGGGACACCTGACCCTGGACATGGACCTGGTGCTGCCGGAGACATGGCGTACGTCCAACATGGAATTCATCGTGGCCGACGCCCAGGCCCTGCCGTTTCGATGCAACCAGTTTGCTTCGGTGGCTTCGCTCAACATGGTGGACAAGCTGCCCCGTCCTCTGGCGCATTTGCAGGAAAGCAACCGTGTGGCCAAAGATCACGACGCCCGGTTCCTCCTGTCTGATCCGTTTTCCTGGTCCGGCGAAGTGGCCGCTGAAGAGAACTGGCTGGGCGGTCTTGGCAAAGGCCCCTTTGCCGGTCACGGCCTGGAAAACACGATGACGCTGCTGGCCGATGAAAAAGGGCTGTTGGGCCCCCGCTGGACCATCGAACAGCAGGGCCATGTCTGGTGGAAAATCCGTACCCACAGCAATCATTTTGAACTGATCCGCAGCCGTTATGTCAAGGCGGTCCGGTGA
- a CDS encoding molybdopterin-containing oxidoreductase family protein, producing the protein MKKDTICRLCSACCPVEAHIEKGRLVAAERKSFLPASKARQCPKLKAAPDIVYSPDRILKPLIRDASGPSGFREASWDEALDRVAGSLLKCREVAGPERLAWLRGMAADWGAPWDYANRLMNAFGAPNTIGNGSVCHVAREMAHNFTYGAMTLAQPKDAACIVVWGKNDRNTAPGVFEAICHAQRQGARLIVIDPVKNAMAEMADLWLPVKPAHDGLLAMAMIHEIIAQDLYDVDFVSRYTTGFDELAAAARPFSPDKVAEKIWLSPADIRRATRWYAGTPPACIIDGNGLDMQLQAFQATRAVCILRALTGNIDRPGGDFIPQPVPVRDMQLKHRLPGGVAPVTHDFPLFDQFHPTWGRHAQSCLVDAMVDHRPYPVTTLVVQSGNPAVTMTDANRVVRGLKNLDFLVVIDMFMTRTARLADVILPACGCFEKTQLNRAYLRNSPVMLQDQVIECIGESRPDWQITFELGRRLGLADAFPWETVEEAIDYQLEPSGITVAALRQNPDGLRAAPLAFEKHHQQGFATPSKKVEFVSDRLREKGFPAVPFADGGLGEAISFADPADPDPLIGMSGERTPRFTHTQFHTIASLVRQEPEGLVEIRDADARRKNIGNGDWVRIKTPRGEVRMKARISDRIRPGSILIAWGWGDVDPAANVNNLTDDNQRDPVTATPSGRSFMCSLEKE; encoded by the coding sequence ATGAAAAAAGACACCATTTGCCGGCTCTGTTCGGCCTGCTGCCCGGTTGAAGCCCACATCGAGAAGGGCCGGCTGGTGGCCGCGGAAAGAAAATCTTTTCTGCCGGCGTCAAAGGCGCGGCAATGCCCCAAGCTCAAGGCGGCTCCGGATATCGTCTATTCACCGGACCGTATTCTAAAACCGCTGATAAGGGACGCTTCCGGCCCATCAGGGTTCCGGGAAGCCTCCTGGGATGAAGCCCTGGACCGGGTGGCCGGCAGCCTTCTGAAATGCCGGGAGGTTGCCGGGCCGGAACGCCTGGCCTGGCTGAGGGGGATGGCCGCGGACTGGGGCGCTCCCTGGGATTACGCCAATCGCCTCATGAACGCCTTTGGCGCGCCCAACACCATCGGCAACGGTTCGGTCTGCCACGTGGCCCGGGAGATGGCCCACAATTTCACCTATGGGGCCATGACCCTGGCCCAGCCCAAAGATGCCGCCTGTATTGTCGTGTGGGGAAAGAACGACCGCAACACCGCCCCCGGTGTTTTTGAAGCCATTTGTCATGCCCAGCGGCAGGGCGCGCGGCTGATTGTTATTGACCCGGTTAAAAATGCCATGGCGGAGATGGCCGACCTGTGGCTGCCGGTGAAGCCGGCCCATGACGGCCTTCTGGCCATGGCCATGATCCACGAGATCATCGCGCAGGATCTCTATGACGTTGATTTTGTATCCCGCTATACCACCGGTTTTGATGAACTGGCGGCCGCGGCCCGGCCGTTTTCACCGGATAAAGTGGCTGAAAAAATATGGCTGTCCCCGGCTGACATTCGACGGGCCACCCGCTGGTACGCCGGTACCCCACCGGCCTGCATCATTGACGGTAACGGCCTGGATATGCAGCTGCAGGCGTTTCAGGCCACCCGGGCCGTCTGTATACTGCGGGCGCTGACCGGTAATATTGATCGGCCCGGCGGCGACTTTATTCCCCAGCCGGTGCCTGTGCGGGATATGCAGCTCAAACACCGCCTGCCTGGCGGGGTTGCCCCCGTGACACATGACTTTCCCCTGTTTGACCAGTTCCACCCCACCTGGGGCCGGCACGCCCAGTCCTGCCTGGTGGACGCCATGGTGGATCACCGGCCCTATCCGGTCACCACCCTGGTGGTGCAGTCCGGCAATCCGGCCGTGACCATGACCGATGCCAACCGGGTGGTCCGGGGCCTGAAGAACCTGGATTTTCTGGTGGTCATCGACATGTTTATGACCCGGACCGCCCGCCTGGCCGACGTGATTCTGCCGGCCTGCGGCTGTTTTGAAAAAACCCAGCTCAATCGGGCTTATCTTCGAAACAGCCCGGTTATGCTGCAGGACCAGGTCATTGAGTGCATCGGCGAGAGCCGGCCGGACTGGCAGATCACCTTTGAGCTGGGCCGGCGGCTGGGCCTGGCGGATGCGTTTCCCTGGGAAACGGTGGAGGAGGCCATTGATTATCAGCTGGAGCCTTCCGGTATTACCGTGGCCGCTCTGCGGCAAAACCCGGATGGCCTCCGGGCGGCTCCACTTGCATTTGAAAAACATCATCAGCAGGGGTTTGCCACGCCTTCGAAAAAGGTGGAATTTGTTTCCGACCGTCTGAGGGAAAAGGGCTTTCCCGCAGTGCCGTTCGCGGACGGCGGCCTTGGGGAAGCCATCAGTTTTGCCGACCCGGCCGACCCGGACCCCCTGATCGGAATGAGCGGAGAGCGGACCCCCCGTTTTACCCATACCCAGTTTCATACCATCGCGTCGCTGGTCAGGCAGGAACCCGAAGGGCTGGTGGAGATTCGGGACGCCGACGCCCGGCGCAAAAATATCGGCAACGGGGATTGGGTCCGAATAAAAACGCCCCGGGGCGAGGTCCGCATGAAGGCCCGTATCTCCGACCGGATCCGGCCGGGGTCGATCCTGATCGCCTGGGGCTGGGGGGACGTCGATCCGGCGGCCAATGTCAACAACCTGACCGATGATAATCAGCGCGATCCGGTAACAGCCACGCCTTCCGGCCGGAGTTTCATGTGCAGTCTCGAAAAAGAGTAA
- a CDS encoding DUF4160 domain-containing protein, which yields MLKFGPYRFYFYSHETTEPPHIHIDRDSQSCKFWLDVVALARNLGFSPKELRQIESMVMENKEKLLEAWYEYFGR from the coding sequence ATTTTAAAATTCGGGCCATACAGATTTTACTTTTACAGCCATGAAACAACCGAACCGCCGCATATTCATATTGATCGGGACAGCCAGTCATGTAAATTCTGGCTTGATGTTGTCGCACTAGCCCGCAATCTGGGATTCAGCCCCAAAGAGCTTCGCCAGATAGAATCCATGGTCATGGAAAACAAGGAGAAACTTCTGGAGGCATGGTATGAATATTTCGGACGTTAG
- a CDS encoding DUF2442 domain-containing protein — protein MNISDVRPGESAINVFFSEDTLSVDLNDGRTITVPLAWFPRLLHATPGQRENWKICGGGFGIHWPDIDEDLSTAGLLRGAPAPKALSNVA, from the coding sequence ATGAATATTTCGGACGTTAGACCGGGAGAGAGCGCCATAAACGTCTTTTTTTCCGAAGATACGCTAAGTGTGGATTTAAATGACGGGCGTACCATTACAGTGCCGCTGGCGTGGTTTCCCCGGCTGCTTCACGCAACACCCGGGCAAAGGGAAAACTGGAAAATCTGCGGCGGCGGATTTGGTATTCACTGGCCTGACATTGATGAGGATTTAAGCACTGCAGGTTTGTTGAGGGGAGCCCCTGCGCCAAAGGCATTATCAAACGTTGCGTAA
- a CDS encoding lysophospholipid acyltransferase family protein, whose amino-acid sequence MLKTIPMVAWTVIVITVDTLVMGGAVILLAPFSKTGRLTFFFCRAWAWILLKAHFIKVQVDGREHLQANRSYVFMSNHASHLDPPAVVLGLPHTLRFVGKRSLSRIPVFGLAARMAKMIFIDRDNSAGSLETLNRSIAELKEGISAYFFAEGTRSEDGSLKAFKKGGVMLALKARLPIVPIAITNSHNLLAKHKLRITPGTIRVIISPPMETTGYTEEKKDDLLEAVRSAISRHLPQATA is encoded by the coding sequence ATGTTGAAAACAATTCCCATGGTGGCCTGGACCGTGATTGTCATCACTGTTGACACCCTTGTCATGGGCGGCGCGGTGATTCTTCTGGCGCCGTTTTCCAAAACCGGGCGCCTCACCTTTTTCTTCTGCCGGGCCTGGGCCTGGATCCTGTTAAAAGCCCACTTTATAAAAGTTCAGGTCGACGGCCGGGAGCATCTTCAGGCCAACCGGTCCTATGTTTTCATGTCCAACCACGCCAGCCACCTGGATCCGCCGGCCGTGGTCCTGGGCCTGCCCCACACCCTGCGATTCGTGGGCAAACGATCGCTCTCCCGCATTCCGGTGTTCGGTCTGGCCGCCCGCATGGCCAAAATGATATTCATTGACCGGGACAACAGCGCCGGCTCCCTGGAAACCCTCAACCGGTCCATTGCCGAACTGAAAGAGGGCATCAGCGCCTATTTTTTTGCCGAGGGCACACGCAGCGAAGACGGCAGTTTAAAGGCCTTTAAAAAAGGCGGCGTCATGCTGGCGTTAAAGGCCCGGCTGCCCATTGTCCCGATTGCCATCACCAACAGCCACAACCTGCTGGCAAAACACAAATTGCGCATCACGCCCGGCACGATCCGCGTCATCATTTCCCCGCCCATGGAAACGACCGGCTATACAGAAGAGAAAAAAGACGACCTGCTGGAGGCGGTACGGTCTGCCATCAGCCGGCACCTGCCCCAGGCCACCGCCTGA